One genomic region from Mastacembelus armatus chromosome 21, fMasArm1.2, whole genome shotgun sequence encodes:
- the LOC113123855 gene encoding trace amine-associated receptor 13c-like: MEVEDGVERCFPQLNTSCRKPTFPGSDVLFLHIVLYFVSVLTVALNLLIIISISHFRQLHTNTNTLLLSLTVSDFLVGLVLMPGEILRQTGCWFLGDLMCSLYKYVCLIITATSVGNMILISVDRYVAICDPLHYPTRVTLRRVKLCVCLCWLGSFFYSSIFFKDDLTEPGRYNSCYGQCVFVIDYTAGVVDLFISFIAPVTVIIVLYMRVFVVAVSQARAMRSHITAVTLQRSGTVTTKSELKAARTLGVVVAVFLMCLCPYYCVSYAGDTALSGSSAAFVLYLFYCNSCLNPLIYALFYPWFRKAVKLIVTLQILQPGSREANIL, from the exons ATGGAAGTTGAGGATGGAGTAGAGCGCTGCTTTCCACAActcaacacctcctgcaggaagcCCACATTTCCAGGATCTGATGTTTTGTTCCTTCACATTGTGCTGTattttgtctctgtgctcactgtggctctgaacctgctcatcatcatctcaaTCTCTCATTTCAG gcagctccacacaaacactaacaccctcctcctctctctgactGTCTCAGACTTTCTCGTGGGCCTTGTGCTGATGCCTGGAGAAATCCTTCGACAAACAGGCTGCTGGTTTCTTGGTGATCTCATGTGTTCTCTATATAAATATGTGTGCTTAATCATTACTGCTACCTCAGTAGGAAACATGATCCTGATATCAgttgaccgttatgtggctatttgtgaccctctgcattaccCCACCAGAGTCACTTTAAGAAGAGTGaaactttgtgtttgtctgtgttggctCGGTTCCTTTTTCTACAGCAGTATCTTTTTTAAGGATGATCTGACTGAACCAGGCAGATATAACTCCTGCtatggacagtgtgtgtttgtcattgaTTATACTGCAGGAGTTGTTGACCTATTTATATCCTTTATTGCTCCAGTTACTGTCATCAtagttctgtatatgagagtgtttgttgtggctgtgtctcaggctcgggCCATGCGCTCtcacattacagctgtcacactgcagcgttcagggactgtaacaacaaaatctgagctgaaagcagccaggactcttggtgttgttgtagctgtgtttttaatgtgtttgtgtccataTTACTGTGTGTCATATGCAGGAGACACTGCACTAAGTGGctcatctgctgcctttgttcTCTACCTGTTCTATTGTAACTCCTgtctgaaccctctgatctatgccttgttttatccctggtttagaaaagctGTCAAACTCATTGTTACTCTTCAGATTCTGCAGCCTGGATCTCGTGAGGCCAACATACTGTAG
- the LOC113123747 gene encoding trace amine-associated receptor 13c-like — MQTQDGAELCFPQLNTSCRKPTDRSKAVLLNLLVSLVSVLTVALNLLVIFSISHFRQLHTNTNTLLLSLAVSDFLVGLVAMPGETLRQTGCWFLGDLMCSIVKYLSSITVCASIGNMVLISGERYVAICDPLHYPTRVTVQRVRFIVCLCWLICVFYNGLYFKDEITEPGSSRNPPISSSSRSLSQTSS, encoded by the exons ATGCAGACCCAGGACGGAGCAGAGCTCTGCTTCCCACAGCTCAACACGTCGTGCAGGAAGCCGACAGATCGGTCCAAGGCTGTGCTTCTGAACCTCCTGGTGTCCTTGGTCTCTGTCCTCACTGTGGCTCTCAACCTGCTCGTCATCTTTTCAATCTCCCACTTCAG gcagctccacacaaacactaacaccctcctcctctctctggctgtctcagacTTTCTCGTGGGCCTTGTGGCAATGCCTGGAGAAACCCTCCGACAAACAGGCTGCTGGTTTCTTGGTGATCTCATGTGTTCAATAGTTAAATACTTGTCCTCTATCACAGTCTGTGCTTCAATAGGAAACATGGTTCTAATATCAGGTGAacgttatgtggctatttgtgaccctctgcattaccCCACCAGAGTCACTGTGCAGAGAGTCAGGTtcattgtttgtctgtgttggctCATTTGCGTTTTCTACAATGGTCTCTATTTTAAGGATGAAATAACTGAACCAG gcagctccaGAAACCCACCAATCTCCTCATCctctcgctctctgtctcagACTTCCTCGTAG